The following are encoded together in the Lathyrus oleraceus cultivar Zhongwan6 chromosome 3, CAAS_Psat_ZW6_1.0, whole genome shotgun sequence genome:
- the LOC127128227 gene encoding uncharacterized protein LOC127128227, with protein sequence MADWAPIIIGLVLFVIFSPGLLFQLPGKGRAIEFVNFQTSAISIFVHSLLFFGFMVIFLVAIKVHIGSG encoded by the coding sequence ATGGCAGATTGGGCTCCTATTATTATAGGCTTGGTCCTATTTGTAATATTTTCTCCTGGATTACTATTTCAGCTACCAGGAAAAGGAAGGGCAATTGAGTTTGTTAATTTCCAAACAAGTGCTATTTCCATTTTTGTTCATTCCCTTCTCTTCTTTGGCTTTATGGTTATCTTTCTTGTTGCTATTAAA